The segment TCGGGCTGGGTCTGGACGACGTTCAACGACTACCAGTGGGACCTCGACTGGTCGAACCCCGCCGTCCTCCGCGAGTTCGCCGACATCATCCTGTCGCTGGCCAACGTGGGCGTGGAGGTGTTCCGCCTCGACGCGATCGCGTTCATCTGGAAGCGTCTCGGCACCAACTGCCAGAACCAGCCCGAGGTGCACGACCTCACCCGCGCGCTCCGCACGGTCGCCCGCATCGCGGCCCCCGCGGTGCTGTTCAAGGCCGAGGCGATCGTCGGCCCCGCGGACCTGCCGGCCTACCTCGGCGTGGGTGAGCACGCGGGCCGGGTCAGCGACCTCGCCTACCACAACGGCCTGATGGTGCAGGTCTGGTCGATGCTCGCCTCGCGCGACGCCCGCCTGGCGACGTACGCCCTCCAGCAGCTGCCGCAGCCGCCGTCGACGACGGCCTGGATCACCTACGTCCGCTGCCACGACGACATCGGGTGGGCCATCTCCGACGAGGACGCCCGCGCGGTGGGCCTCGACGCGGTCGCGCACCGACGCTTCCTGTCCGACTTCTACGCCGGGTCCTTCCCCGGGTCGTGGGCGCGGGGGCTGGTCTTCCAGCACAACGAGCAGACGGGGGACCGGCGGATCTCCGGCTCGCTCGCCTCGCTCGCGGGGCTCGAGGTGGGCGACCGGCACGCCGTCTCGCGCATCCTGCTCGCGCACGCGATCATCCTGTCCTTCGGCGGCCTGCCGGTGATCTGGATGGGCGACGAGGTCGGGCTGCTCAACGACCACGGGTGGGCCGACGACCCCGAGCATGCCGCCGACAACCGGTGGGTGCACCGGCCGCGGATGCCGTGGGCCGACGTCGAGGCCGACCCCGACCCGCACGGCATCACGTCAGGCCTGCGGCACCTGCTCGACGTACGACGCTCGCTGCCGCACCTGCACGCGGCCTCGCCCACCGAGGTCTGGGACCCGCGCGACCCCGGCGTGCTGCTCGTGGTCAGGCGGCACCCCGACGGCCCGCTCCTCGCCGCCGCCAACGTCACCGACCGGGAGGCGTGGGTGGCCGCCGACGTCCTGCACTGGCTGGGCCTGCACTCCGACGACCTGGTCGATGCCCTCACCGGCGTCGCGCCGGACCTCCACGACGGCGCGGTGCGGCTCGAGCCGTACGCGTCGGTGTGGCTGCACGCGTCGCCCCCGACGCCCGCCTGAGGCCGTCGCGAGGGTGCCCAGGACGCGGCGAGGCCCCGGGAGCAACGCTCCCGGGGCCTCGTTCCACGCCGACCTGAGGGGCCGGACGACCGTCGGTCAGGTGGTGGCGGTGTCCGAGCCCGGCTGCACCTCGTCCTGCTCGCGCCCGACCTCCTCGGCCTTCGCCATGGCGTTGCCGTCCGGCACGACGCCCGCGCGCTCGGCGTCCATCGTGAGGTTGTCGCCCGTCGCGGGGTCGAAGAGGTGGATCTTGCGGGCGTCGACCCAGATGGTGGCGTCGTCGCCCTCGCTGATCCGGCTGGCACCGTCGAGCGAGACCACCAGCTGCGTGCGCAGCGACTCGCCGTCGAGGTCCCGCTCGAGCTGCTGGAGCTGCTTCTCGACCTCGGGCGGCGCCTCGAAGGGGATGTAGGCGTAGGCCTCGTTGCCCAGCCACTCCACGACGTCGACCGTGGCGTGGAAGGTGGCCTCGTCGCTCACCTTGTCCTCGTCGACGACGCTTGCGTCCTCGAAGTGCTCGGGCCGGATGCCCGCGATCAGCAGGCCCTTGCCCTGTGCCTTGGCCGCCTTGTCCTCCGGGATCGTGACGGTCCCGAACGGCAGCTCCACCTGGTTGCCCTTCACCTCTGCCGGCAGGAAGTTCATCGGCGGGGAGCCGATGAAGCCGGCGACGAAGAGGTTGGCCGGGTTCTCGTAGAGCTCGCGGGGGCTGGCGAGCTGCTGCAGGATGCCCCGCTTCAGCACCGCGACCCGGTCGCCGAGCGTCATCGCCTCTGTCTGGTCGTGGGTGACGTAGACCGTGGTGATGCCGAGGCGCTTCTGCAGGCGGGAGATCTCCGTGCGCATCTGTCCGCGCAGCTTGGCGTCGAGGTTGGACAGCGGCTCGTCGAAGAGGAACGCCTCGGCCTGGCGGACGATCGCACGCCCCATGGCGACCCGCTGCCGCTGGCCTCCCGAGAGGTTGCCCGGCTTGCGCTCGAGGTGCTCGTCGAGCTCGAGGGTCTTCGACGCGTCGCGCACCTTCTCGTCGACCTCGGAGTCCGACGCGCCGGCCAGCCGCAGCGGGAAGGCGATGTTCTCGTAGACGGTGAGGTGGGGGTAGAGCGCGTAGTTCTGGAAGACCATGGCCAGGTTGCGGTCGCGCGGGGCGAGGTCGTTGACCTTCTTCCCGCCGATCACCATGTCGCCGCTGGTGATGTCCTCCAGCCCCACGATCATCCGTAGCAGCGTCGACTTCCCGCAGCCGGAGGGCCCGACCAGGATCAGGAACTCCCCGTCTGCGACGTCGATGCTGATGTCGTTGACGGCAGGGAAGCCGTCGCCGTACTGCTTGACGATGTTCTTCATCTCGATGGCAGCCATGGCGGCCTCACCCCTTCACTGCGCCGGAGGTCAGGCCGGCGACGATCTTGCGCTGGAACAACAGGACGATGATGATCACCGGCAGCGTGACGATGACCGAGGCGGTCGCCAGCTGTGCGTACGGTGGGTTGAACGGGTCAGGTCCGACGAAGAACGACATCTGCGCCGGGACCGTCCTCGAGGCGGTGGTCGAGGTCAGCGAGATCGCGAGCACGAACTCGTTCCACGCGAAGAAGAAGGTCAGGATCGCCGCGGTGAAGACACCGGGTGCGGCGAGCGGGACGATCACCTTGCGGAAGGCCTGCCACGACGTCGCGCCGTCGACCTGGGCCGCCTGCTCCATCTCCCACGGGATCTCGCGGAAGAAGGCCGACAGGGTCCAGATCGCCAGCGGGAGCGTGAAGGACATGTAGGGGATGATCAGGCCGGGCCAGGTGTTGAAGAGGCCGAACCTGGTCCACAGGTCGAACAGCGGGCCCACCAGCGCTACGACCGGGAACATCGCGATCGCCAGCGCGAGCGAGAGGACCAGCCGCTTCCCCTTGAACTCCAGCCGGGCGATGGCGTAGGCCGCGAGGGTCGCGAGGATCACCGAGAGCACGGTGGCGATGATCGAGATGCCGAACGAGTTGAGCAGGGCCTTCTGGAAGTCCTCCTCCACACCGGTCGGGTCAGCGCCGATGAACGGCCAGTCCCAGAGCGCCTTGTAGTTGTCGAACGTGGCGTCCTCGGGCAGGAACTGCGGACTGCCGACCGACGTCTCGCCCACGGACTTGAACGACAGCGAGATGATCCACGCCACCGGGAACAGGCACCACAGCAGGATCAGCAGGAAGCCGACCCAGGTGCCGATCGCGTTCTTGCCCTTCATCAGCCCTCACCTCTCGCAGACGCCAGGTCGACCCGGAACAGCTTCACGATCAGCCACGCGAGCAGCAGCACCGACAGGAACAGCAGCACCGAGAGCGCCGACCCGAGGCCGAGCTGCATCTGCTCGATGACCTGCCGGTAGGTCAGGAACGAGATCGACTCGGTGTCCTGGGCCCCTCTGGTCATGATGTAGATGTTGTCGAAGATGCGGTAGGCGTCGAGCGCACGGAAGAGGACCGCGACCATGATCGCGGCCCGCATGTTGGGCAGGATCACCTTCCACAGCCGCTGCCACCACGTGGCTCCGTCGACCTGGGCCGCCTCGAGCATGTCCTCGCTCACCTGGGACAGACCGGCGAGCAGCAGGAGCGCCATGAAGGGCGTGGTCTTCCAGATCTCGGAGACCATGATCGCGAACATGGCGTGCCAGTGGTCGCCGAACCAGTTGGTGTCCTCGGCGATCCACGGCAGCCAGCTGAACCACGCGTTGACGAAGCCGTTGTTGAGGGAGAACGCGAACTGCCACGCGAATGCCGAGACGACGGTGATGATGCCGTACGGGATCAGGATGGAGGTCCGCATCAGGCCTCGGGCGAAGATGATGCGGTGCATGACCATCGCGAACGCGAAGCCGATGACCAGCTCGACCGCGACCGTCACGACCATGATCAGGACGGTGTTCCACGTGTCCCGCCAGAAGAGGCTGTCGGTGAGGACGGTGACGTAGTTGTCGATGCCGATGAACTCGCGGTCGTCCGGTGCCGTCAGCCGGTAGCGAAAGAGCGACAGGTAGAGCGCCTGGCCCATCGGCCAGGCGGTGACCAGCAGCATCATCACCACGGCGGGTGCCACCAGTGTGAGGCCGAGCTTGTTCTCGGCCTTGGACCGGTCGCTCACCGCAGGCTTGGCAGACACGTCGGCGGGTGGGCGTTGCAGAGTGGTGCTCACAGCAATCTCCCTCCTTCCAGTACCTGCTGAGTGAAGTCCTGCGACTCCGGGGGCGTGTCCTGGTTGACGCTCGCCGGCGGGTGCCAGGTGCTCTGCAGCGAGCTCGAGATGTCGCTCCAGTAGGGCGTCACCGAGCGCGGAGCCGCCGCGTCGACGCTCTCCTGGAAGAGCTGCCTGAGGTCGTCGGGGTAGAGCTCGGCCAGCGCGGGATAGTCGTAGCCGGCTGTGCTGGCCGGCATGTTGCCGGTCATCTCGGCGTTGATGCCCTGGTTCTCCGGCTCCACCAGACAGGCCGCGGCCTCCAGCGCGAGGTCCTTGTTGTCGGAGAACGCGCTGACGCCGATGCCGATGCCTCCGTAGGGCGGCCGCGACTCCTCGCCCTCGACCGTCTGCGGGTAACGGGTGTAGCCGATGTCGTCGGCGACGTCGGGGTCGGTCTCGTCGTAGTTGTGGAAGATGTAGGTCCAGTTGACCATGAACGAGCCGGCGTCCCCGCCGAAGGTCGAGCCCGCGGTGCCCTCGTTGGAGACGCTGAGGTCGGCGGGAGCCGCCTCGGAGCTCGCGAGGTCCTCGATGACCTTGGCCGCGTCCTCGCCCTGAGCGCTGTCGATGGTCAGGTCGAGGTCCACGCCCTTGTCGGCGTTCTCCACCAGCTGCCCGCCCGCGCCCGAGACGAGCGCGTTGATCCAGACGCTGTAGCCCTCGTACTTGTTGGCCTGCACGCCGAGCTTTCCACCGTTGTCCGCGGCGGTCTGGATGATCTGGTCCCACGTGACCGGCTGGGACATGTCCAGGTCGGTCTTGTCGACGAAGGACTTGCGGTACCAGAGCACCTGCGTGTTGGACCAGAACGGGAAGACGACCAGCTTGTCCTCCCACGTGGCTGCGTCCATCGCACCCTGGAAGGTGCCCTGCTCCTCGAGCTGCGCCCTGGCGTCCTGCGGGACGTCGGCGAGGAAGCCGGCGTCGGCGAACTCGGCGGTGAACGGTGGGTCGAGGGACATGAGGTCGATCGAGGGGTCTTCCGCCGCGAGGCGTCGCGACAGCTGGATGCGCTGCTGGCTCGCGTCCTGGGGGAGCACCTGGGTGGTGACCGTGTACTCGTCGGTCGAGCACTTCTCCGCCACCGCGGCCTGGCCGCCGGCGTCGGGGTTGATGTACCAGACCAGCTCGGGCTTGCCGCTGTCCCCGCTGCACGCGGCGAGCAGGCTGCTGGCGAGCGCCAGCGAGGCCACCGAGCCGGCGATGCGACGAGACCGCGGACGACCGCGTGGTCGGGTCGATGAACGTGGTGCCATGCGCCCTCCTAAGTATGACTCGGATCACTGGTCTATCGGCTGCGGCTATGTTTGGCAACAGCGCCTCACCCAGAGGAAGACCGTGACGAGAGAGGCCCCTGTGACGAGCTGGTTCGCGCCCGGTCGCATCAACCTGATCGGCGAGCACACGGACTACAACGACGGTTTCGTCCTTCCCTTCGCCCTGGCTGTCGGGTGCACGACGACGGTCTCGGCCGCGGGGGCGGGCTCGGCCGGCAGCGCCGAGGGCTCCGACGCCTGGACGGTGCGATCCGTCCAGCAGCCGGACCCGGTCGTCGTACGACGCTCGGGGCTGCGGGCCACCGACCTGCCGGACGTGCCCGAGTGGTCGCGCTACGTGCTGGGTGCCCTGTGGCTGCTCACCGACCGCGGCATCGTCGTCCCGCCCCTCGAGATCGAGGTCGACTCCGACGTGCCGTCGGGCGCCGGGTTGTCGTCGTCGGCCGCGCTGGTCTGCTCGGTCGCGCGGGCCGTCGACGCCCACCTCGGTCTCGGGCTCGACGACGACGCCCTCTTCGCGCTGACCCGCGACGTCGAGAACGACGCCGTGGGCGCTCCGACCGGTGGTATGGACCAGCTGGTCAGCCTGCGCGGCGAGGCCGGCCACGCGCTGTTCTGCGACATGCGCAGCCACGAGACCCGGTCGGTCCCGCTCGATCTGGGTGGCAGCGGGCTGGCGGTGCTGGTGGCCGACACCCGCGCCCCCCACCGTCACTCAGACGGCGAGTACGGCGCCAGGCGCCGCGGCTGCGAGGAGGCGGCTCGCCGCCTGGGCGTTCCCGCACTGCGCGACGTGACCGCCGACGACCTCGACGCCGCGCTCGAGCGTCTCGACGACGAGGAGCTGACCCGCTACGTGCGACACGTCGTCACCGAGGACGACCGCGTGCTCACGGTGGTGCGGCTGCTCGACGGGGGCGGTCTCGCCGACATCGGACCGCTGCTGACCGCGTCGCACCGCTCGATGCGCGACGACTTCCGGATCACCGTGCCGGAGGTCGACACCGCCGTCGACGCGCTGCTCGAGGCGGGGGCGCTGGGTGCCCGGATGACCGGCGGCGGCTTCGGCGGCTGCGTCATCGGGCTGGTGCCCGAGCGGACCCTGGACGCGGCGGGTGACGCCGTACGCCGTGCCTTCGCTGACGCCGGCTTCGGCGAGCCCGACCTCTTCACGGCCGCGCCGTCGCAGGGCGCCCACTCCGTCACTGGCGCTTGAGTCTCCGACAGACTCAGCTCCGACTTGGAGGGCGAGTCTGTCGGCCGTAGGCCGTTGCAACCGCCTACCGGTGACGAAGTCCCCGCACGTGCGGGGACTTCGACGCGAGCGGCAGCGGCTGACAGGTCCGTCCAGCGGCTAGGAGGCGCGGTCGGCCGTGCGCCGGATCGCGTCGACGAAGGTGTCGAAGAGCTCGGGCGGCAGGTCGTGGCCCATGCCGTCGATGGTGACCAGCTCGGCGCCGGGGATGGCGGCGGCGGTCGAGCGCCCGCCGCTGACGTGGACCATCTTGTCGGCGTTGCCGTGGATGACGAGCGCGGGGATGCGGAGGCTGCGCAGCCGCGGGGTGCGGTCGCCCTGCGTGAGGATGGCGAGCATCTGGCGCACCACGCCGCTGGCGCTGACGCCGCGGTCGAACGTCTCGCCGGCGCGGGTGCGCAGGGCCTCGGGGGCGGAGGGGTAGGCGGCGGAGCCGATCAACGCCCACATGGCAACGCTGCTGTCGATGTAGGCGTCCCGTCCGGCCTTGCGCGGCCCGATCAGCCGCGGCAGGAGGGAGGGGTGCTGCCAGCCGACGGTGCGGCGTCCGGTCGTCGAGCTGATGCTGGTCAGCGACCGCACCCGCGTCGGGTGCTCGACGGCGATCGTCTGCGCGATCATGCCTCCCATCGACACGCCGACGAGGTGCGCGGACTCCAGGCCGAGGTGGTCGAGCAGCGCGACGGCGTCGCCGGCCAGGTCGGACATGGTGTACGGCGTCCGCGCGCGACCGGTCGCGAAGGCGCGCACCAGCTGGTCGCGCCGGACCGGTGCCGCCACCCGGGACGACCGGCCGGTGTCGCGGTTGTCGTAGCGCACGACGTGGAAGCCGGCGCCTGCGAGCTGCTCGCAGAACGCCTGGTCCCACCAGGTCATCGGGCCGCTCAGCCCCATCACGAGGAGCAGCGGCTCGTCGTCGGGGTCGCCGAACGTCTGGTAGCAGAGCTCGACGTGGTTGCCGACCGGGGCGCGGAGCTCGTCGGACGCGACGGGCGGCTGGGTGCTGTCTCGGTGGGACGCGGGCATGTCGCCAGTGAACACGACAGTCGTCCCCAAATAAACGCAAAGTGGCCCACATCCCCGGTGGGAAGCGGGTTCTGGGCTAGGTTCGATGATTGTGACGCAGCGCACAATGGCCGCATTCCTGACTCCGGAGGGCTTTTCACAGCCCTCCGTGGTGGCGGTGCTGCGCGAAGGTTCGGTCCTCACCGAGGCCGGCCGATACGCCGTCTCGGCCCTCGGCTCGCGTGGCGCGCGACGTCGTACGCCGCTGGGCGCGCGCCCGATGCGGGTGGGCGAGCCGGTGCTGCTGGTGCCCGGATTCCTCGCCGGTGACTCGTCGCTGGGGCCGATGAGCCGGACGCTGCGCCACCAGGGCTTCCGGACCTACCGCGCCGACATCCGCGCCAACGTCGGCTGCACGCTGTCGGCCGCCGCCCAGCTCGAGGAGCGGCTGGAGGAGATCTCGCAGCGACGCGGGTCGCGCGTGCGCATCGTGGGCCACAGCCTCGGCGGGATGCTGGCCCGCGGCGTCGCCGCCCGACGTCCCGACCTCGTCGCGGGCATCGTCACGATGGGCAGCCCGATGCTCGCGCCGGGAGCCCACCACGTCTCGCTGACCCGCAGCGTCGACCTGCTCGTCCGGCTCAACCGCGCCGGGATGCGCGGCCTGATGGCCGAGGACTGCGTCGCCGGCCGCTGCGCCCAGGAGAGCTTCGACCAGGCCCGCGCGCCGCTCCCCGAGGGCGTCGACTTCACTGCGATCTTCTCGCGGCGCGACGGCATCGTGGACTGGCGCGCGTGCGTCGACCCGGCCGCGCGGCCGGTGGAGGTGCGCTCGTCGCACGTGGGGATGGCGTTCGACCCCCTCGTCATCACCGCGGTCTCGGCGGCGCTGCGGCCGCCGGTGCCGCCGTCAGTTGTCGAAGTCGATCGTGGAGAGATTGCGTAGCTTCGAGAGCCGGTGCTCGGCGGTGATCGAGCGGACGGTGCCGCTGCGCGAGCGCATCACCAGCGAGTGCGTGGTCACGCCGTCGCCGCGGTAGCGCACGCCCCGCATGAGCTCGCCGTCGGTGATGCCGGTGGCGACGAAGAACGCGTCGTCACCGGTGACCAGGTCGTCGGTGCCGAGCACGAAGTCGCGGTCGAGGTCGTGACCGGCGTCGAGGGCGCGCTGCCGCTCGTCGTCGTCCTGCGGCCAGAGCTGGCCCTGGATCTTGCCGCCGATGCACTTCATCGCGCAGGCCGCGATGATCCCCTCAGGGGTGCCGCCGACGCCGAGCATCAGGTCGACGCCGGTGTCGGGGCGGGCCGCCATGATCGCGCCGGCGACGTCGCCGTCGGTGATGTACTTGATGCGAGCGCCGGTCGCGCGGATGTCCTCGACCAGCTGGGCGTGGCGCGGCCGGTCGAGCAGCACCACGGTGACGTCGTGGATGGAGATGCCCTTCGCCTTGGCGACGCGGGCGATGTTCTCCTTGACCGGCAGCCGGATGTCGACGTGGTCGGCGGCCTCGGGGCCGGTGGCGAGCTTGTCCATGTAGAAGACCGCGCTCGGGTCGTACATCGAGCCGCGCGGTGAGACCGCCAGCACCGAGACGGCGTTGCTCATGCCCTTGGCGGTCAGCGTCGTGCCGTCGATCGGGTCCACGGCGACGTCGCACTCAGGGCCGGAGCCGTCGCCCACCTCCTCGCCGTTGAAGAGCATCGGGGCGTTGTCCTTCTCGCCCTCGCCGATCACCACGGTGCCGCGCATCTCGACGGTGGAGATCATGTAGCGCATCGCCTCGACCGCGACGCCGTCGGCGTCGTTCTTGTCGCCGCGGCCGACCCAGCGCCCGGCCGCCATGGCGGCCGCCTCGGTGACGCGCACCAGCTCGAGGGCGAGGTTGCGTTCGGGCTGCGGGGC is part of the Nocardioides cavernae genome and harbors:
- the galK gene encoding galactokinase, which codes for MTSWFAPGRINLIGEHTDYNDGFVLPFALAVGCTTTVSAAGAGSAGSAEGSDAWTVRSVQQPDPVVVRRSGLRATDLPDVPEWSRYVLGALWLLTDRGIVVPPLEIEVDSDVPSGAGLSSSAALVCSVARAVDAHLGLGLDDDALFALTRDVENDAVGAPTGGMDQLVSLRGEAGHALFCDMRSHETRSVPLDLGGSGLAVLVADTRAPHRHSDGEYGARRRGCEEAARRLGVPALRDVTADDLDAALERLDDEELTRYVRHVVTEDDRVLTVVRLLDGGGLADIGPLLTASHRSMRDDFRITVPEVDTAVDALLEAGALGARMTGGGFGGCVIGLVPERTLDAAGDAVRRAFADAGFGEPDLFTAAPSQGAHSVTGA
- the glpX gene encoding class II fructose-bisphosphatase; translation: MRDMSSSAPQPERNLALELVRVTEAAAMAAGRWVGRGDKNDADGVAVEAMRYMISTVEMRGTVVIGEGEKDNAPMLFNGEEVGDGSGPECDVAVDPIDGTTLTAKGMSNAVSVLAVSPRGSMYDPSAVFYMDKLATGPEAADHVDIRLPVKENIARVAKAKGISIHDVTVVLLDRPRHAQLVEDIRATGARIKYITDGDVAGAIMAARPDTGVDLMLGVGGTPEGIIAACAMKCIGGKIQGQLWPQDDDERQRALDAGHDLDRDFVLGTDDLVTGDDAFFVATGITDGELMRGVRYRGDGVTTHSLVMRSRSGTVRSITAEHRLSKLRNLSTIDFDN
- a CDS encoding carbohydrate ABC transporter permease, whose protein sequence is MKGKNAIGTWVGFLLILLWCLFPVAWIISLSFKSVGETSVGSPQFLPEDATFDNYKALWDWPFIGADPTGVEEDFQKALLNSFGISIIATVLSVILATLAAYAIARLEFKGKRLVLSLALAIAMFPVVALVGPLFDLWTRFGLFNTWPGLIIPYMSFTLPLAIWTLSAFFREIPWEMEQAAQVDGATSWQAFRKVIVPLAAPGVFTAAILTFFFAWNEFVLAISLTSTTASRTVPAQMSFFVGPDPFNPPYAQLATASVIVTLPVIIIVLLFQRKIVAGLTSGAVKG
- a CDS encoding carbohydrate ABC transporter permease; translation: MSTTLQRPPADVSAKPAVSDRSKAENKLGLTLVAPAVVMMLLVTAWPMGQALYLSLFRYRLTAPDDREFIGIDNYVTVLTDSLFWRDTWNTVLIMVVTVAVELVIGFAFAMVMHRIIFARGLMRTSILIPYGIITVVSAFAWQFAFSLNNGFVNAWFSWLPWIAEDTNWFGDHWHAMFAIMVSEIWKTTPFMALLLLAGLSQVSEDMLEAAQVDGATWWQRLWKVILPNMRAAIMVAVLFRALDAYRIFDNIYIMTRGAQDTESISFLTYRQVIEQMQLGLGSALSVLLFLSVLLLAWLIVKLFRVDLASARGEG
- a CDS encoding extracellular solute-binding protein produces the protein MAPRSSTRPRGRPRSRRIAGSVASLALASSLLAACSGDSGKPELVWYINPDAGGQAAVAEKCSTDEYTVTTQVLPQDASQQRIQLSRRLAAEDPSIDLMSLDPPFTAEFADAGFLADVPQDARAQLEEQGTFQGAMDAATWEDKLVVFPFWSNTQVLWYRKSFVDKTDLDMSQPVTWDQIIQTAADNGGKLGVQANKYEGYSVWINALVSGAGGQLVENADKGVDLDLTIDSAQGEDAAKVIEDLASSEAAPADLSVSNEGTAGSTFGGDAGSFMVNWTYIFHNYDETDPDVADDIGYTRYPQTVEGEESRPPYGGIGIGVSAFSDNKDLALEAAACLVEPENQGINAEMTGNMPASTAGYDYPALAELYPDDLRQLFQESVDAAAPRSVTPYWSDISSSLQSTWHPPASVNQDTPPESQDFTQQVLEGGRLL
- a CDS encoding alpha/beta fold hydrolase encodes the protein MPASHRDSTQPPVASDELRAPVGNHVELCYQTFGDPDDEPLLLVMGLSGPMTWWDQAFCEQLAGAGFHVVRYDNRDTGRSSRVAAPVRRDQLVRAFATGRARTPYTMSDLAGDAVALLDHLGLESAHLVGVSMGGMIAQTIAVEHPTRVRSLTSISSTTGRRTVGWQHPSLLPRLIGPRKAGRDAYIDSSVAMWALIGSAAYPSAPEALRTRAGETFDRGVSASGVVRQMLAILTQGDRTPRLRSLRIPALVIHGNADKMVHVSGGRSTAAAIPGAELVTIDGMGHDLPPELFDTFVDAIRRTADRAS
- a CDS encoding ABC transporter ATP-binding protein — its product is MAAIEMKNIVKQYGDGFPAVNDISIDVADGEFLILVGPSGCGKSTLLRMIVGLEDITSGDMVIGGKKVNDLAPRDRNLAMVFQNYALYPHLTVYENIAFPLRLAGASDSEVDEKVRDASKTLELDEHLERKPGNLSGGQRQRVAMGRAIVRQAEAFLFDEPLSNLDAKLRGQMRTEISRLQKRLGITTVYVTHDQTEAMTLGDRVAVLKRGILQQLASPRELYENPANLFVAGFIGSPPMNFLPAEVKGNQVELPFGTVTIPEDKAAKAQGKGLLIAGIRPEHFEDASVVDEDKVSDEATFHATVDVVEWLGNEAYAYIPFEAPPEVEKQLQQLERDLDGESLRTQLVVSLDGASRISEGDDATIWVDARKIHLFDPATGDNLTMDAERAGVVPDGNAMAKAEEVGREQDEVQPGSDTATT
- a CDS encoding alpha-amylase family protein codes for the protein MSRTETESSPESSPESSPASDTGLEQRLAVLEPDLRATLSRVYGADAAPEVTRSLVEVARAAHAARPPELRALDERRLREPDWFQRSSMVGYAAYADRFAGTLRGVGERAAHLRGLGVGYLHLMPLLTPRPAPNDGGYAVMDYRSVRPDLGTVDDLRDLATSLRGEGISLCLDLVLNHVAREHEWALAARAGDPDRRAFFHVHPDREVPDAYEATLPEVFPDFAPGSFTWDEELSGWVWTTFNDYQWDLDWSNPAVLREFADIILSLANVGVEVFRLDAIAFIWKRLGTNCQNQPEVHDLTRALRTVARIAAPAVLFKAEAIVGPADLPAYLGVGEHAGRVSDLAYHNGLMVQVWSMLASRDARLATYALQQLPQPPSTTAWITYVRCHDDIGWAISDEDARAVGLDAVAHRRFLSDFYAGSFPGSWARGLVFQHNEQTGDRRISGSLASLAGLEVGDRHAVSRILLAHAIILSFGGLPVIWMGDEVGLLNDHGWADDPEHAADNRWVHRPRMPWADVEADPDPHGITSGLRHLLDVRRSLPHLHAASPTEVWDPRDPGVLLVVRRHPDGPLLAAANVTDREAWVAADVLHWLGLHSDDLVDALTGVAPDLHDGAVRLEPYASVWLHASPPTPA
- a CDS encoding esterase/lipase family protein, whose product is MTQRTMAAFLTPEGFSQPSVVAVLREGSVLTEAGRYAVSALGSRGARRRTPLGARPMRVGEPVLLVPGFLAGDSSLGPMSRTLRHQGFRTYRADIRANVGCTLSAAAQLEERLEEISQRRGSRVRIVGHSLGGMLARGVAARRPDLVAGIVTMGSPMLAPGAHHVSLTRSVDLLVRLNRAGMRGLMAEDCVAGRCAQESFDQARAPLPEGVDFTAIFSRRDGIVDWRACVDPAARPVEVRSSHVGMAFDPLVITAVSAALRPPVPPSVVEVDRGEIA